The Paenibacillus swuensis genome contains the following window.
CTGGCGCATACACATCCGTTTTGCCGAAATAAGCCGTGTACACGCCCTGTTCCCTTAACACATCGCCATACGTTGGAGCATCGCTTGGAATGCCGAGGTTACAATTGCTGTAGTTCTGCAGCTCATGTACCCGCTTTCCCGACATGAAAGCGCTCCGGCTCGGGCTGCACAAAGGCGAAGGACAATACGCATGCCTGTAGACCGTTCCTTGGTCCCGGAGACGTTCCATATTCGGAGTACGTATGTAAGGGTGGCCGTATACCGAGGAATACAACGGGTTATGCTCATCGGATATCATTACTATGGAATTGTTCATGGCAGCTGAAACTCCTTCATTATCGCCGCGCTTCGGCTTCGGTGACCCGCCGTTGACCGCTGCGTTTCTCTTCCGCCGGCAATATGAGCGCCTCTTCCTCCCCGGCTTGAACCATCCTCTTCAGCAGACGCTCCCTCAGCACAGCCTTCACTTCCCGATGGGACTCATAATGAATCAAATTATGAAGCTCGTAAGGGTCGGCCTGAAGATCATACAAGTATTCCTCTACATAAGTATCGGATGAGGCATCCGTCCGATTCGGTTCGGGCGATGCTACGGAATACTTCCATCGCGACGTACGAAGGGCTCGGCCGATTTGAGCTTCGCTGATCTGTACGTAAACATCGTCAGGCCAATCCTCCGTTTCCCTGCGCAGCAAAGGCTGAATCGGACGGCCCTGCATGGCGTCCGGCACCGGAATTCCGGCCGCTTTCAGCAATGTCGGCGGTATATCGATAAGACTGATCAGCTCGCGGATTTGGCCTCGACTGTCAAAGCCGGGTCCGATGAGCGCAGTCGGTACCCGAATGGAACTTTCGTGGCAAGACCGTTTATATTCGGCGTTGCGCGTCTTGAAGTGACAGGCATGGTCCGAAGTAAACAGAATAATCGTGTCGTCTGCCAGGTCCAGGCTCTTTACGGCATCCCAGACACGGCCGAGCGCTTCATCAAGCCGCTTGACCATCCCGTAATATCCGCCCAAATGCTGGGCACTCGTTCCCCCGAGCGCGGCCAGGTCCGGCGGCGCCCACCTGCCCGTATAGCTTTCCTGATAGACGTCCGGCGAAGGATAGTCGTCGCGATGATTCTGGTGATGCGGCTCCAGGAAAGACAAGAAGAGAAAGAACGGATCGTTCTGTTCCCTGTCTATAAACCGGATCGCGTCATCCGCTAACGCATCCACCCGATAACCCGGTAACTTGACACGCTCGTTATCGTTATTGAACAGGACCGCGTCGTACGCGTCGGACGTCATTTCCAACGCGTTCGCCCCCAGCCAATAATCATAGCCCCCTCGCTTCGCCTCCGGCACCGGATTCTCATCCGCAAGATGCCACTTGCCGATATAACCCGTTCGGTATCCGGCTTCCCGGAAGTAATGAGCTAACGTTCTTGTGCCTTCCGGAAGCGGAATCTGATTGCGGTGGCATCCCGTGGTGGTCGGGTAAAGCCCTGTCTGCATCGCCGATCGCGCAGGACCGCAAACCGGCTGGCAAGTAAACGAATGGTACAGATGGGTACCCCGCACAGCCACCCGGTCGAAATTCGGGGTGAGTCCCAGCGGGTTGCCATGTACCCCGGCCGTATCCCACCGCTGCTGGTCTGTGAAAAATACGATGATGTTCGGTTGCGTGCCTCTTCGTGCCATCCGGATCGTCTCCTCGCAATCTTTTTGAAGAACACATGCTGCTCTCTATGCTCTTAACGCTTGTAATCCGCAGCCGTGAAATCTTTGGTCGCATCCCAATGCGGGAACGTAAAATCTTTGCGGCTCACTTGAACACCTTCCGCCGTCACTTTCTTCAATGCATCGTCGAGCCCTTTGTTTAATTTCTCGTCGTACGCTTTGAGCAAGGCTGGCGCGTCTTTCTCTGCGCCCGTCAGCACCGATTGCAGAATCTCGTTAAATCCCGGCTTGACCTTCGGCTGACCCAACGTGCCGAGCTCTAGAACGACCTTGGATGTCTGCGGATTCTGAATAGCATAGTCCGGTCTCAGGCGCAGCACTTCTTTATGCAGCTTCAAGAAAGACTCGAATTCCGGGTAAGGATACAGCGCTTGGTTCTCGTTAATGCTCTGAATCGGCGTCAAAGCAACACCGCTGTTTAGGTATTTCTCATAGAACCATGGCGATGCGAAAGCTTTCTCAATGAATTCCGCCGCGGCTTCAGGGTTCTTGGATCCTGCGGAGATGATATACCCGTTGGGCTGGGCCTGCACGTAATGATGCGTAGGCTGACTGCCCGTCGGCGTCGGCACGGGTGCAAGCCCCAGCTTGACGTCCGGCGTATCCCGCTTGGCGATCCACATCCGGGCGCGCCCGTCAATGAGGAAAGCGGCCTTTCCTTGACCGAACAAGACGCTCGCCTCCGCAGCTTTAATTGTATAAGAAGAAGGAAGAATGCTGCCGTCCGCCTTTAGCTGCGTCACGAAATCGAAAGCGTCCAGCACCGCCTTGGAACTGTACTCATACTTTCCTGTGTTGTAGTTGAAGCCATCCACGACTTGCGGGGAGATGCCGGCGGAAAGCGAATGTACGATCTTGGTAATGCCTGCCGCATCCCCGTTGTCGCCGCCTCCGAAGACAAATCCGAAGACGTCACCTTTTCCTTGATCCGTGACCTTCTTGGCGGCTTCCCGCAGCTCCTTCCAGGTGGTCGGCGGTTTCTCCGGATCCAGCCCGGCATTCTGGAGCACATCCTTGTTATAGTACAAGATTGAACCGAGAACCGGTCCTGTCAGCGGCCAGGAGTATGTCTTCCCGTCAATTACGTTAACGCCTTCGGCGAACGACCCTTCAATGAACTGTTTCTTCCATGCATCCGTAACCAGACCGTCTAACGGCTGAGCCAGACCATTCGCCACCATACCGCGAATATCCGTATTCTGCGGCGTCATCAGGATATCCGGCAGTTCGTTCGAGGTTGCGGCCGCCTGCACCGCCGTATTGTATTCCGCCCATGGCATAAACCGAGCTTCCACACGAATGCGGCCTTTGTTCTTCTCATTAAATTCTTTAATCATCCGTTGACCGGGACTTGCGTCTCCTTTCAAGAAATCATTGCCGCCCCATACCGTTACGAGCGTCTCTTTCGCTTGCGGCTCAGCTGTTTCATTCTTAGCCTCACCCTTATTCTCACCCTTGTTCTCTGCCTTTGCCTGCCCCTTAGGCTGGGAATCCACGTTATTTCCCGCACAACCGCTAAGCGCAATCACCGAGGCCAGCGCTATCCCCGTCACCCATCTCAAACCATACTTACGTTTCATCAACACATCTATTCCTCCCCATATTTTACTAGCATCCTTCAACCTTTGACCGCACCGGCGACACCTTCAATAAAATAACGCTGCAACATGATAAATACGGCCAAAATAGGGACAAGCGAAATGCTCGCAGCCGCGGCCATACCGGTCCAATCCATGGTGTTCTCC
Protein-coding sequences here:
- a CDS encoding sulfatase-like hydrolase/transferase, with product MARRGTQPNIIVFFTDQQRWDTAGVHGNPLGLTPNFDRVAVRGTHLYHSFTCQPVCGPARSAMQTGLYPTTTGCHRNQIPLPEGTRTLAHYFREAGYRTGYIGKWHLADENPVPEAKRGGYDYWLGANALEMTSDAYDAVLFNNDNERVKLPGYRVDALADDAIRFIDREQNDPFFLFLSFLEPHHQNHRDDYPSPDVYQESYTGRWAPPDLAALGGTSAQHLGGYYGMVKRLDEALGRVWDAVKSLDLADDTIILFTSDHACHFKTRNAEYKRSCHESSIRVPTALIGPGFDSRGQIRELISLIDIPPTLLKAAGIPVPDAMQGRPIQPLLRRETEDWPDDVYVQISEAQIGRALRTSRWKYSVASPEPNRTDASSDTYVEEYLYDLQADPYELHNLIHYESHREVKAVLRERLLKRMVQAGEEEALILPAEEKRSGQRRVTEAEARR
- a CDS encoding ABC transporter substrate-binding protein; this encodes MKRKYGLRWVTGIALASVIALSGCAGNNVDSQPKGQAKAENKGENKGEAKNETAEPQAKETLVTVWGGNDFLKGDASPGQRMIKEFNEKNKGRIRVEARFMPWAEYNTAVQAAATSNELPDILMTPQNTDIRGMVANGLAQPLDGLVTDAWKKQFIEGSFAEGVNVIDGKTYSWPLTGPVLGSILYYNKDVLQNAGLDPEKPPTTWKELREAAKKVTDQGKGDVFGFVFGGGDNGDAAGITKIVHSLSAGISPQVVDGFNYNTGKYEYSSKAVLDAFDFVTQLKADGSILPSSYTIKAAEASVLFGQGKAAFLIDGRARMWIAKRDTPDVKLGLAPVPTPTGSQPTHHYVQAQPNGYIISAGSKNPEAAAEFIEKAFASPWFYEKYLNSGVALTPIQSINENQALYPYPEFESFLKLHKEVLRLRPDYAIQNPQTSKVVLELGTLGQPKVKPGFNEILQSVLTGAEKDAPALLKAYDEKLNKGLDDALKKVTAEGVQVSRKDFTFPHWDATKDFTAADYKR